From Haloplasma contractile SSD-17B:
AAAATCAAATATATCTGATGCCATCAAGTGGGTGTTGGGTGAACAATCAAGTAAAAGTTTGCGCGGTAAAGTAATGTCAGATGTAATTTTTGCTGGTACTACCAACAGGTCGCCTTTAAATGTGGCTGAAATCACGCTTGTTTTAGATAATACCGATCAATCCTTACCGGTAGATTATGAAGAGGTAGCGATTACCCGACGTTTATTCAGGTCGGGGGAAAGTCAATATCTACTAAATAAGCAAAAGGTACGCTTAAAGGATGTACGGGAACTGATTATGGATTCAGGAATCGGTGCTGACTCCCTGTCAATTATTTCGCAGGATAAAGTTCGCCATATCGTTGAAGCAAAGCCAGAAGAACGACGTGTTGTAATAGAGGAAGCTGCTGGTGTTCTAAAGTATAAGAACCGTAAAAAAGAAGCAGAACGTAATTTAGAGCATACACAGTCAAATTTACAACGTATTGACGATATCATGCATGAACTTGAATCACAAAAAGGACCGTTAGAAAAGCAAGCGAAGATAGCAGAAGAATACTTAGAGAAAAAGTCTGAGTTAGAGGGAATAGAAGTTGCCCTTTATGTAAAAGAAATTGATCAAGCGGTTAAACGCATAAAAGAAATTGAAAAAGAAATTCAGGAAAACAGTATTCAAGTATTTAACTATGAGAAAATGGAAAAAAAGAATACAGAGGAAATCGACGTTTTATCAAAAGAGAAGAATAAATTAGAAGAACAAATTAGTCATTACCAAGACCTAGCTATGGAAATCAACTCTAAAATTTCATACATAGAGGGTCAACGTAAAGCACTAATGGGAAGTTCTGAAAATGATGTTGATGATAAAGAGGCGTTCGAGAATCGCTTTAAAGAAAATTTACGTCAATATGAAAAGCAACAGGAAGAGTTGAGAGAACTTCAGGATGACTTGCCGGAATTAATTAATAAGCGTAAGGAGTTTCAAACACAAGTAAGTGATCTTCAGGAACAGTTAAATCGTAAAAACTCAGAGTGTTACGGCTTAGAATCAAAAATAAAAGTTCTAAATGACTTTTCCAATGCGTATTATAAAGGTGTTAAAAGCGTAGTTACAGCTAAAGAACGCAACCAACTCAAAGGTATTTATGGTACAGTTGATAGTTTAATTAATACTGAGGACAGTTATGTTGAAGCAATTGAACTAGCATTACAGGCGGCAATGCAACACATAATAGTAGAACAAGTAGCAGATGCTAAACAAGCGATTAAATATCTAAAACAAAATAATGCAGGTGTTGCAACGTTCTTACCTCTTGACGTAATTAAGCCTAGGTCTGTCAGAAGTGATGTTATGAAGCAAATCGTATCTGCACCCGGTTTTGTTGATCTTGCTGTTAATTTGATTACATTTGACTCTAAATATCAAAATGTAATGGAAAACTTGCTCGGAAATATTATAATTGCAGACAACATTGACAATGCAACAAAACTATCAAAATTGATTAATAATTCATATCGAATCATTACATTAGATGGAGAAATCATCCATGTGGGTGGTAGTATGACGGGGGGTAAAACAAACCGTAAGCGTACTGGTTTATTACAACAACGTCTAGAACTAGAAGAGGCACATCAGAGACTAGAACAAGCAAAAGGGGATATTAGTCCTTTAAAACGACAAATATCTGAATATGCAAATAAATTTAAAGAGCTTGACGAATTAATCTCCAAAAAACGTATGAATCACGCTCGTTTAGAAGAATACCTTCGTAACAAGGCGTCTACAATCAAGTCATTAAAGTTGTCAATGGAACAAGATAATACAAAACAGATGCTAGAAGAGCGTGAACAATATAATGAGAAAATTAGAGAAATACGCAAGGAGAACGTTAAACTTCTGGAAACGATTAAGCACTATGAGCGTGAAAATAATGAAATTAATCGATTTATCCGTAATGTGAATAACGAACTCCGAAATTTAGATGTAGAGAAAAACAGAATTGATGTTAAATATAATAACAATTTGGATTTCTTGCAAAATGAATATCGAGTAACATATGAGTATGCAAAAAATAATTATAAACTCGATATGGAGTTTGAAATTGCTAGAATAAAATCTAAGAAGTTACGAAAGTATCTAGATAGTCTTGGTCCTGTTAATCTAGCTGCGGTTGATGAATTTAAACGTGTCAAGGATCGATACGAGAAATTCAAAGAAAATCATGAAGACTTAGTAACTGCTAGAAAGAATATACTATCATCAATTAGCGAATTAGATGAGGTCATGATTGAAAAATTCAAAGATACATTTGATAAAGTAAAAGACGAATTTACAGAAGTATTCAGAACATTATTTAATGGAGGAAGTGCAGAACTTCTACTGACCGATGAAAATGATTTATTAAACACTGGAGTTGAGATTATAGCAAGACCACCAGGAACTAAATTAAGAAACTCTAGTTTATTATCAGGAGGGCAAAAGACCCTTACAGCAATCTCCCTATTATTTGCAATTCTTCGAATCAGAACAGTACCATTCTGTGTTCTTGATGAGGTTGAAGCAGCCCTTGATGAGGCAAATGTAAACCGATATGCTGATTACTTGGTACAGTTTAGTAAACAAACTCAGTTCATCGTAATTACTCACCGTAAGGGAACCATGGAAAAAGCAGATACACTATACGGGATTACAATGCAAGAGTCAGGTGTTACAACGGTCGTATCTGTTCGTTTTGATGAGACTGAGGAATTTATTGACGAGAATGTGGCATCATAGAATAATTATGACACAGTAGGATATGTAAATAGGCATCAGAATATTAAATAGAGTATACCGTAGGGTTCAATATTGAATCCTACGGCTTTTATTTATACGATCTTTCTTTTCGTGTATAAGAATGTCCAATAAGTCTACATCTTAGGCAGAAATAGATGCTAAGTGTTCAACTACCGGTTATTTCCTAGAACTGGTACAATTTTAAAAATATGGAGAATAATTAATAAACAAAGATTAAATAACACAAAATGATAAGAGTAATAAATAAAAGGATTATATATAGTTTTTTTAGATAATTTTTGTTATAATAAACTTTGTGTATATAAAAATATTTAGTTATTAATAAATAGAGGTGACAATATGGGATTATTTAATAATTTAAAAACTATGTTTAGCAAAAATAATGCGGATCAAAAAACAAAAGAGTCTGCCGATAAATATAAAGAAGGTATGGCCAAAACAAGAGGAAATATGGTTTCTAAATTGAAAGAACTGTTTTCCTCGTATGAAAACATCAATGATGAGCTATTCGATGAATTAGAAGAAATCTTTATCATGGCAGATATAGGTGTTGATACGGTCCTACGAATTATTGATGAGTTAAAATCAGATGTAAGGGTTCGAGGAATTGAGAATCCAAATGAATTACAAAAAATTATTGTAGATAAGATGTTTGAAATCTATGTTAAAGGTGAAATCGTAAATACAAATCTAAGGTTTAACAAGGATGGATTAACTGTCTTATTATTTGTAGGAGTGAATGGTGTAGGTAAGACGACATCTATAGGAAAAGTTGCACACCGACTAAAACAAGATGGGAAGAAAGTTATGATGGCAGCTGGTGACACGTTTAGAGCAGGTGCGATCAACCAGTTAAAAGTATGGGGAGAAAGAGCAAACTGTGAAGTGATTTCTAGAGAAGAAGGTTCAGACCCATCATCTGTAATATTTGATGCGATTAATCGCGCCAAGGAAGCAGGAGCCGATGTTTTGCTATGTGATACTGCGGGTCGCTTACAAAATAAAGTGAATTTAATGAAAGAATTAGAAAAAATTAACCGTGTAATTGGTCGTGAAATTGAGGGAGCACCTCATGAGACATTACTTACGATTGATGCAACAACAGGTCAAAATGGTATGAGTCAAGCAAAAGCATTTATGGAGGCTACCAATGTGTCGGGGATTGTGTTAACGAAGTTAGATGGTACTGCCAAAGGTGGAATTGTATTAGCTATCCGTAATGAATTAGGGCTTCCTATTAAATTTGTTGCACTTGGTGAGAAAATTGATGATATTGAATACTTTGATATTGAAAAATATATTTATGGTTTATTCTCTGAATTATTTGAAGAGGGTGAATAACTATTGCCTGATTTACTAGAAAAAACGCTAGAAATAAATCTATTGATTGATTTTTACGGCAATTTGTTGACAAACAAACAAGTTAACTATGTTGAGCAATATTACTTTGATAATTTAAGTTTATCTGAAATAGCAGAGTCATTTAATGTATCTAGAAATGCAATTTATGATAATGTAACACGTACAGTGAAACAATTATATAAATATGAAAATAAACTTAGTCTAGTTAAAAAATACAAAATAAGAACTCGTATAATCAATCAATTAAGAGAACAATACAAATACCAAAAGGAAATCGATGACCTACTACTAGAATTAGAGAGAATCGATTTAAAATAGAAGGGAGATGTTAGCTTATGGCATTTGATAGTTTATCAGATCGCTTGCAGGGAGCGTTAAAGAAAGTCACCGGTAAAGGTAAGTTAAATGAAAAAGACATCGAAAATATGATGCGAGAGGTCCGTTTATCACTTCTTGAAGCAGATGTTAATTATAAAGTGGTTAAGCAATTTACAAATGAAGTAAAAGAAAAAGCATTAGGCGAAAAAGTGCTGAAGTCATTATCTCCAGGTCAACAGGTTGTAAAAATTGTACACGAAGAATTAAAGCAACTAATGGGAGAAGATGCACATGGTGTTGCATTTAAAGGACAT
This genomic window contains:
- a CDS encoding AAA family ATPase, coding for MYLKRIEAIGFKSFAEKTIIEFEEGVTAIVGPNGSGKSNISDAIKWVLGEQSSKSLRGKVMSDVIFAGTTNRSPLNVAEITLVLDNTDQSLPVDYEEVAITRRLFRSGESQYLLNKQKVRLKDVRELIMDSGIGADSLSIISQDKVRHIVEAKPEERRVVIEEAAGVLKYKNRKKEAERNLEHTQSNLQRIDDIMHELESQKGPLEKQAKIAEEYLEKKSELEGIEVALYVKEIDQAVKRIKEIEKEIQENSIQVFNYEKMEKKNTEEIDVLSKEKNKLEEQISHYQDLAMEINSKISYIEGQRKALMGSSENDVDDKEAFENRFKENLRQYEKQQEELRELQDDLPELINKRKEFQTQVSDLQEQLNRKNSECYGLESKIKVLNDFSNAYYKGVKSVVTAKERNQLKGIYGTVDSLINTEDSYVEAIELALQAAMQHIIVEQVADAKQAIKYLKQNNAGVATFLPLDVIKPRSVRSDVMKQIVSAPGFVDLAVNLITFDSKYQNVMENLLGNIIIADNIDNATKLSKLINNSYRIITLDGEIIHVGGSMTGGKTNRKRTGLLQQRLELEEAHQRLEQAKGDISPLKRQISEYANKFKELDELISKKRMNHARLEEYLRNKASTIKSLKLSMEQDNTKQMLEEREQYNEKIREIRKENVKLLETIKHYERENNEINRFIRNVNNELRNLDVEKNRIDVKYNNNLDFLQNEYRVTYEYAKNNYKLDMEFEIARIKSKKLRKYLDSLGPVNLAAVDEFKRVKDRYEKFKENHEDLVTARKNILSSISELDEVMIEKFKDTFDKVKDEFTEVFRTLFNGGSAELLLTDENDLLNTGVEIIARPPGTKLRNSSLLSGGQKTLTAISLLFAILRIRTVPFCVLDEVEAALDEANVNRYADYLVQFSKQTQFIVITHRKGTMEKADTLYGITMQESGVTTVVSVRFDETEEFIDENVAS
- the ftsY gene encoding signal recognition particle-docking protein FtsY, whose product is MGLFNNLKTMFSKNNADQKTKESADKYKEGMAKTRGNMVSKLKELFSSYENINDELFDELEEIFIMADIGVDTVLRIIDELKSDVRVRGIENPNELQKIIVDKMFEIYVKGEIVNTNLRFNKDGLTVLLFVGVNGVGKTTSIGKVAHRLKQDGKKVMMAAGDTFRAGAINQLKVWGERANCEVISREEGSDPSSVIFDAINRAKEAGADVLLCDTAGRLQNKVNLMKELEKINRVIGREIEGAPHETLLTIDATTGQNGMSQAKAFMEATNVSGIVLTKLDGTAKGGIVLAIRNELGLPIKFVALGEKIDDIEYFDIEKYIYGLFSELFEEGE
- the ylxM gene encoding YlxM family DNA-binding protein, with translation MPDLLEKTLEINLLIDFYGNLLTNKQVNYVEQYYFDNLSLSEIAESFNVSRNAIYDNVTRTVKQLYKYENKLSLVKKYKIRTRIINQLREQYKYQKEIDDLLLELERIDLK